From the genome of Dickeya aquatica, one region includes:
- the barA gene encoding two-component sensor histidine kinase BarA: protein MTKYSLRARMMILILAPTMLIGLLLSSFFVIHRYNQLQDQLADAGASIIKPLAVNSAYALTQRQPESLRELVNILHRHHSDMVRAISVFDARNQLIVASNPSNPHSSWLQVPAGNPLPTSMRMQNEEGCLILQMPVESDNSVASNTPVSRQAPMGYIAVELDLNSIRLQQYREMFMASMLLLFCMGIAMLLAYRLMRDVTIPIRNMVETVDRIRRGQLDSRVEGHMLGELDMLKNGINSMAMSLTAYHEEMQQNIDQATYDLRETLEQMEIQNVELDLAKKRAQEAARIKSEFLANMSHELRTPLNGVIGFTRQTLKTQLTATQKDYLQTIERSANNLLNIINDVLDFSKLEAGKLVLENIPFSLHNTLDEVIILLAHTAHEKGLELTLNIQHDVPEQFVGDPLRLQQIITNLLGNAIKFTEQGNIDIRIEKRRQENQQVLLEVQIKDTGIGIAEAQQAQLFQAFRQADTSISRQHGGTGLGLVITQRLVREMGGDISFHSKLNHGTTFWCTITLQLNPHMPGSGYHFDNLQGKHLAYVESNPAAAQATLDILVHTPLTVSYSPTLEQLPERTFDILLIGVPIHYRNTLLDFTPSIRDFCRLSPCVILALPSMAEMEAEQLKSFGVHACLSKPVSAPRLLPLLQDNPLFSQDNRTASAVTPLMMPNRLPLSVMAVDDNPANLKLIGALLEEQVERITLCENGADAIAQAQHQALDIILMDIQMPGMDGLQTSERIRRLPHHAQTPIVAVTAHTMSGERELLLQAGMDDYLSKPIDEQMLRQTLLRHAHYPQRGAVTLPAPPPVSPSPLSLDWDLALRQAASKPDLARDLLGMLLDSLPDIRVQVEAVLTGSPPENLLDIIHKLHGSCSYSGVPRLKQICYCLEQALRKGVGIHDLEPEWLELMDEMSNVEKAARKRLAVSG, encoded by the coding sequence ATGACCAAATACAGTCTTCGCGCACGCATGATGATCCTGATACTGGCACCGACGATGCTCATCGGGCTGTTGCTCAGTAGCTTTTTTGTTATTCATCGTTATAACCAGTTACAGGATCAACTGGCCGACGCCGGAGCCAGCATCATCAAGCCGCTGGCCGTTAACAGTGCGTATGCATTAACCCAGCGTCAGCCGGAATCGCTGCGTGAACTGGTCAACATATTGCACCGCCATCACTCGGATATGGTGCGGGCGATTAGCGTATTCGATGCGCGTAACCAGTTAATCGTTGCCAGTAACCCCAGTAATCCGCACAGCAGTTGGTTGCAGGTGCCTGCGGGTAATCCCTTACCCACCAGCATGCGGATGCAGAATGAAGAAGGCTGCCTTATCCTGCAAATGCCGGTAGAGAGTGACAACAGTGTCGCCAGCAATACGCCGGTCAGTCGTCAGGCTCCGATGGGGTATATAGCGGTGGAGCTGGATCTGAATTCCATTCGGCTCCAGCAATATCGCGAGATGTTCATGGCCTCGATGCTGCTGCTGTTTTGCATGGGTATTGCCATGCTGCTGGCGTATCGCCTGATGCGCGATGTGACTATCCCTATCCGCAATATGGTTGAAACCGTCGATCGTATTCGCCGTGGCCAGTTGGACAGCCGGGTGGAAGGGCACATGCTGGGCGAGCTGGATATGCTGAAAAACGGCATCAACTCAATGGCTATGTCGCTCACTGCTTACCACGAAGAGATGCAGCAGAATATCGATCAGGCAACCTATGATCTGCGTGAAACGCTCGAACAAATGGAGATCCAGAACGTGGAACTGGATCTGGCGAAAAAACGGGCTCAGGAAGCGGCGCGCATTAAATCCGAATTTCTCGCCAACATGTCGCATGAATTACGCACGCCGCTTAATGGCGTTATCGGCTTTACCCGCCAGACACTGAAAACCCAGCTCACCGCCACGCAGAAAGATTATCTGCAAACCATTGAGCGCTCGGCTAACAACCTGCTGAATATCATCAATGATGTGCTGGACTTCTCGAAACTGGAGGCCGGTAAACTGGTGCTGGAGAATATTCCCTTCTCGCTGCATAACACCCTTGATGAGGTGATTATTCTGCTGGCCCATACGGCACACGAGAAAGGGCTGGAGCTGACGCTGAATATTCAGCATGACGTGCCCGAGCAGTTCGTCGGCGACCCGCTGCGTTTACAGCAGATCATTACCAACCTGCTGGGCAATGCGATTAAATTTACCGAACAGGGCAATATCGACATCCGCATCGAAAAGCGCCGTCAGGAAAATCAGCAAGTGCTGCTGGAAGTGCAAATTAAAGATACCGGCATTGGCATTGCCGAAGCACAACAGGCGCAGCTGTTTCAGGCCTTCCGTCAGGCGGATACCAGTATTTCCCGCCAGCATGGCGGCACCGGGTTGGGGCTGGTGATTACGCAGCGGCTGGTGCGGGAAATGGGCGGAGACATCAGTTTTCACAGTAAACTCAACCACGGCACCACGTTCTGGTGCACCATCACCCTGCAATTAAATCCGCACATGCCAGGCTCCGGCTACCATTTTGACAACTTGCAAGGCAAGCATCTGGCGTATGTGGAGTCCAATCCGGCAGCGGCACAGGCAACGTTAGATATTCTGGTGCACACCCCGCTGACCGTCAGCTATAGCCCGACGCTGGAGCAACTGCCGGAGCGCACCTTTGATATTCTGCTCATTGGTGTGCCTATCCACTATCGCAATACCTTGCTGGATTTTACCCCCTCAATTCGGGACTTTTGCCGCCTGTCGCCTTGTGTGATTCTGGCGCTGCCCAGCATGGCTGAAATGGAGGCCGAACAGTTAAAATCGTTTGGTGTTCATGCCTGCCTGAGTAAACCGGTTAGTGCGCCTCGCCTGCTTCCCTTGCTGCAAGACAACCCGCTATTCAGCCAGGACAACCGCACCGCCTCTGCTGTTACACCGCTGATGATGCCAAACCGCCTGCCGCTGAGTGTTATGGCGGTGGATGACAACCCGGCTAATCTGAAGCTTATCGGTGCACTGCTGGAAGAACAGGTCGAGCGCATCACCCTGTGTGAAAATGGTGCGGATGCGATTGCTCAGGCACAGCATCAGGCGCTGGATATTATCCTGATGGACATTCAGATGCCGGGCATGGATGGGTTACAAACCAGCGAGCGTATTCGCCGTTTGCCACATCATGCCCAAACCCCCATCGTGGCGGTCACGGCGCACACCATGAGCGGTGAGCGCGAACTGCTGTTGCAAGCCGGCATGGATGATTATCTGTCTAAACCGATTGATGAACAGATGCTGCGCCAGACGTTATTGCGCCATGCCCATTATCCGCAGCGTGGTGCGGTCACGCTACCCGCGCCGCCACCGGTTTCACCTTCACCACTGTCGCTGGATTGGGATTTGGCGCTGCGTCAGGCGGCCAGTAAGCCGGATCTGGCGCGCGATTTGCTGGGAATGTTGCTCGACTCGCTGCCCGATATCCGGGTACAGGTAGAAGCGGTGCTGACCGGCTCACCACCCGAAAATCTGCTGGATATCATTCATAAATTACACGGCAGTTGCAGCTACAGCGGCGTACCGCGCTTAAAACAGATTTGTTATTGCCTGGAACAGGCGCTGCGTAAAGGTGTCGGCATTCACGACCTCGAACCGGAGTGGCTGGAACTGATGGATGAAATGAGCAATGTAGAGAAGGCCGCCCGAAAACGTCTGGCGGTATCAGGCTAA
- the garR gene encoding 2-hydroxy-3-oxopropionate reductase, which produces MAMKIGFIGLGIMGKPMSKNLIKAGYSLVVLDRNSEAVAEVVAAGATSATTPKAVAEQSDIVITMLPNSPHVKEVVLGENGVIDGARKGTVVIDMSSIAPLASREIATALAEKGVEMLDAPVSGGEPKAIDGTLSVMVGGDKAVFERSYDVLKAMAGSVVHTGDIGAGNVTKLANQVIVALNIAAMSEALVLATKAGVNPDLVYQAIRGGLAGSTVLDAKAPMVMDRNFKPGFRIDLHIKDLANALDTSHGVGAQLPLTAAVMEMMQALKADDLGGADHSALARYYEKLAKVEVTR; this is translated from the coding sequence ATCGCAATGAAAATTGGTTTTATTGGGCTGGGTATTATGGGTAAACCAATGAGTAAAAACCTGATTAAAGCAGGTTACTCATTGGTGGTGCTGGACAGAAATAGCGAAGCCGTGGCTGAGGTCGTTGCCGCCGGGGCTACGTCGGCCACAACGCCGAAAGCTGTTGCTGAACAGAGTGATATCGTTATCACCATGCTGCCAAATTCACCGCACGTAAAAGAGGTGGTACTGGGTGAGAACGGCGTGATTGACGGTGCGCGTAAAGGCACGGTCGTGATTGACATGAGTTCTATTGCGCCGCTGGCCAGCCGGGAAATTGCGACGGCACTGGCCGAAAAAGGCGTTGAGATGCTCGATGCGCCGGTCAGTGGCGGTGAGCCGAAAGCCATCGACGGTACGCTGTCGGTGATGGTGGGCGGTGACAAAGCGGTGTTCGAGCGCAGTTATGACGTGCTGAAAGCGATGGCCGGTTCCGTGGTACATACCGGTGATATCGGCGCGGGTAACGTCACCAAGCTGGCGAATCAGGTGATTGTGGCGCTGAATATTGCGGCGATGTCTGAAGCATTGGTGCTGGCGACGAAGGCGGGCGTGAATCCTGATCTGGTGTACCAGGCGATTCGCGGCGGTTTGGCCGGCAGTACCGTACTGGATGCCAAAGCACCGATGGTGATGGATCGCAACTTTAAGCCGGGTTTCCGTATCGATCTGCATATTAAAGATCTGGCAAATGCGCTGGATACCTCGCACGGCGTCGGTGCGCAACTGCCGCTGACCGCGGCGGTGATGGAAATGATGCAGGCGCTCAAGGCTGATGACCTGGGCGGCGCAGACCATAGCGCGCTGGCTCGTTACTACGAGAAACTGGCGAAAGTGGAAGTGACCCGCTAA
- a CDS encoding glycerate kinase encodes MKIVIAPDSYKESLSAQEVATQIEAGFREVFPDACYVKLPVADGGEGTVEAMVAATHGKIVKVNVTGPLGENVEAFFGLSGDEKTAFIEMAAASGLERVPSHQRNPLLTTSYGTGELIRCALDHGVRHCIIGIGGSATNDGGAGMMQALGVRLLDAQQQPLAFGGAELSRLEHIDIQSLDPRIHQCRFEVACDVTNPLTGPQGASAVFGPQKGATGPMVEQLDQALQHYAAVIRQCLDIDVEQVSGAGAAGGMGAALLAFCGAELRRGIEIVTEALGLDALVRDASLVITGEGRIDSQTIHGKVPIGVARIAKRYQKPVIGIAGSLTSDVGVVHDHGLDAVFSVLYTICSLEDALDNAADNVRMTARNIAATLKLARTLTW; translated from the coding sequence ATGAAAATAGTGATCGCACCGGATTCTTACAAAGAGAGCCTATCCGCTCAGGAAGTTGCCACACAGATTGAAGCTGGTTTTCGGGAAGTATTTCCTGATGCTTGCTATGTAAAGCTGCCTGTCGCCGATGGCGGAGAAGGAACTGTGGAAGCCATGGTCGCGGCCACCCACGGTAAAATCGTTAAGGTTAATGTCACCGGCCCGCTGGGGGAGAACGTCGAGGCGTTTTTCGGGCTGTCGGGGGATGAAAAAACCGCTTTTATCGAAATGGCGGCGGCCAGCGGGCTGGAGCGTGTGCCCTCACACCAGCGTAATCCGCTGTTGACCACCAGTTATGGCACCGGTGAGTTGATTCGCTGTGCCCTGGATCATGGCGTGCGCCACTGTATTATCGGCATTGGCGGTAGCGCCACCAATGATGGTGGCGCGGGCATGATGCAGGCGCTGGGTGTGCGGCTGCTGGACGCACAGCAGCAGCCACTGGCGTTTGGCGGCGCGGAGCTGTCGAGACTGGAACATATCGATATCCAGTCGCTTGACCCGCGTATTCACCAGTGTCGTTTTGAGGTGGCCTGTGATGTCACCAACCCACTGACCGGGCCGCAGGGCGCATCAGCCGTATTCGGGCCGCAGAAGGGGGCGACGGGGCCGATGGTTGAACAACTGGATCAGGCACTGCAACACTATGCCGCAGTGATCCGCCAGTGTCTGGATATTGATGTAGAGCAGGTATCCGGTGCCGGGGCCGCCGGAGGGATGGGCGCGGCGTTGCTGGCATTTTGCGGGGCCGAGTTGCGTCGGGGCATTGAGATAGTCACCGAAGCGCTCGGGCTTGATGCGCTGGTGCGCGATGCCTCGCTGGTGATTACCGGCGAAGGGCGTATCGATAGCCAGACCATTCATGGCAAAGTCCCGATTGGGGTGGCCCGTATCGCCAAGCGTTATCAAAAACCGGTGATAGGCATTGCCGGTAGCCTGACTTCGGATGTTGGCGTGGTGCACGACCACGGCCTGGATGCGGTATTCAGCGTGCTTTACACGATTTGTTCGCTGGAAGACGCGCTGGATAATGCCGCTGACAATGTGCGCATGACGGCGCGTAATATTGCCGCGACCCTCAAACTGGCCCGCACCCTCACCTGGTGA
- the garL gene encoding 2-dehydro-3-deoxyglucarate aldolase — translation MKTPLLPNLFRQDLRQGKTLIGCWCALANPISTEVLGLAGFDWLVLDGEHAPNDITTFIPQLMALKGSHSAPVVRPPCNEPVVIKRLLDIGFYNLLIPFVETEEEAVRAVASTRYPPAGIRGVSVGHRSNAYGTEPNYFATINDNITVLVQIETQEGVDNLDAIAAVDGVDGIFVGPGDLSAALGYLGQPNHPEVQKVIRHIFERAAAHGKPSGILAPAEADARRYLEWGARFVAVGSDLGVFRAATQALCDKFKS, via the coding sequence ATGAAAACGCCACTGTTACCAAATCTGTTTCGCCAGGACTTGCGTCAGGGAAAAACCCTGATTGGCTGCTGGTGTGCGCTGGCTAATCCGATTTCCACCGAGGTATTGGGGCTGGCAGGGTTTGACTGGCTGGTACTGGATGGCGAACACGCGCCCAATGACATCACCACCTTCATTCCACAATTGATGGCGTTAAAAGGCAGCCATAGTGCGCCAGTGGTGCGCCCGCCGTGTAATGAGCCGGTGGTGATTAAGCGCCTGCTGGATATCGGTTTCTACAATCTGCTGATTCCGTTTGTGGAAACCGAGGAAGAGGCGGTGCGTGCGGTCGCCTCGACCCGCTATCCGCCGGCGGGTATCCGTGGTGTTTCCGTCGGGCATCGCAGCAACGCCTACGGCACGGAACCGAACTATTTTGCCACCATCAACGACAACATTACGGTGCTGGTGCAAATCGAAACCCAGGAAGGCGTGGACAACCTGGATGCGATTGCGGCGGTGGACGGTGTGGACGGCATTTTTGTCGGCCCCGGCGATTTGTCTGCGGCACTGGGGTATTTGGGCCAGCCCAATCACCCGGAAGTGCAAAAAGTGATCCGCCATATTTTCGAGCGTGCGGCGGCGCACGGTAAGCCGAGCGGCATTCTGGCACCGGCTGAAGCCGATGCGCGCCGCTATCTCGAGTGGGGTGCGCGTTTTGTTGCTGTGGGCAGTGACCTGGGCGTATTTCGCGCCGCGACACAGGCGCTGTGCGACAAATTTAAATCGTGA
- a CDS encoding enolase C-terminal domain-like protein, which translates to MNTQDTPIITEMQVIPVAGYDSMLLNIGGAHNAFFTRNIVILKDNAGHTGVGEAPGGEVIYQTLTAAIPQVIGAQVARMNHLVHQIHKGNQSSDFDSFGKGAWTFELRVNAVAALEAALLDLLGQHLNVPVAELLGPGKQRDEVTVLGYLFYIGDRTRTELPYQAGETGKHEWYHLRHQKAMSSDAVVNLAQAAADRYGFKDFKLKGGVLPGEMEIDTAKALKARFPDARITVDPNGAWLLDEAIRLCKGLNGVLTYAEDPCGAEQGFSGREVMAEFRRATGLPVATNMIATNWRELNHSVMLQSVDIPLADPHFWTMHGAVRVAQLCDEWGLTWGCHSNNHFDISLAMFTHVGAAVPGNPTAIDTHWIWQEGQHLTRDPLQIVNGKIKVPEKPGLGVELDMEQVMKAHALYKALPAGARNDATAMQYLIPGWTFDRKRPVFGRELPRHSTF; encoded by the coding sequence ATGAATACTCAAGACACGCCAATTATTACCGAGATGCAGGTTATTCCGGTCGCCGGGTATGACAGCATGTTGCTCAATATTGGTGGTGCACATAATGCGTTTTTTACCCGCAATATCGTGATTCTGAAAGATAACGCCGGGCATACCGGCGTTGGTGAAGCCCCAGGCGGCGAAGTTATCTACCAAACCCTGACGGCGGCTATCCCGCAGGTTATTGGCGCACAGGTGGCGCGCATGAACCATCTGGTGCATCAGATCCACAAAGGCAACCAGTCATCCGATTTTGACTCCTTCGGTAAAGGGGCCTGGACGTTTGAGCTGCGCGTCAATGCTGTGGCGGCGCTGGAAGCGGCGCTGCTGGACTTGCTCGGCCAGCATCTGAACGTGCCGGTCGCCGAATTACTGGGGCCGGGCAAACAGCGCGATGAAGTCACGGTGCTGGGGTATCTGTTCTACATCGGCGATCGCACCAGAACGGAGTTGCCATATCAGGCCGGTGAGACGGGCAAACATGAGTGGTATCACTTACGTCACCAGAAGGCGATGAGCAGTGACGCGGTGGTGAACCTGGCGCAGGCCGCCGCCGATCGTTACGGGTTTAAAGACTTCAAACTCAAAGGTGGCGTGCTGCCGGGAGAGATGGAAATCGACACCGCTAAAGCACTGAAAGCACGTTTCCCAGACGCGCGTATCACGGTGGACCCGAATGGAGCCTGGCTGCTTGATGAAGCCATCCGGTTATGCAAGGGCCTCAATGGCGTGCTGACCTACGCGGAAGACCCGTGCGGTGCTGAACAGGGGTTCTCCGGGCGAGAAGTGATGGCGGAATTCCGCCGCGCCACCGGGCTGCCGGTCGCCACCAACATGATTGCCACCAACTGGCGTGAGCTGAATCACTCGGTGATGCTGCAATCGGTGGATATCCCGCTGGCAGACCCGCATTTCTGGACGATGCATGGCGCGGTACGCGTGGCGCAGTTGTGCGATGAGTGGGGCCTGACCTGGGGTTGTCACTCCAATAACCATTTTGATATTTCACTGGCGATGTTCACCCACGTCGGCGCAGCCGTGCCGGGCAACCCGACCGCCATTGATACTCACTGGATCTGGCAGGAAGGTCAGCACCTGACGCGCGATCCGCTGCAAATTGTCAACGGCAAAATCAAAGTGCCAGAAAAACCGGGACTGGGCGTCGAGCTGGACATGGAGCAAGTGATGAAAGCCCATGCGCTCTACAAAGCATTGCCTGCTGGTGCGCGCAATGACGCAACGGCAATGCAGTACCTGATCCCCGGCTGGACATTTGATCGTAAGCGCCCGGTATTCGGACGTGAATTACCCAGGCATTCAACGTTTTAA
- the rlmD gene encoding 23S rRNA (uracil(1939)-C(5))-methyltransferase RlmD — MAQFYSPNRRVTTRQTLTVTVNDLDSFGQGVARHQGKTLFIPGVLPGEQAEIQLTQDKRHYAHARLCRLLTTSDERVAPRCTHAAVCGGCQQQHASPALQQRSKAAALHHLMVRETAGDVPEPEIIAAAPYAYRRRARLAIHYHAKSQRLLLGYRQAGSHELVDIAACPILRPELDALLAPLRDCLSQLKAVRRLGHVELVLAEQGPLVILRHLDPLCEADRLALTAFARQHRAGMFSAAEADTLVCLHGELPSYRIGELSLAFSPRDFIQVNDEINQRMVEQALAWLDPQAQDQVLDLFCGMGNFTLPLAQRAGRVVGVEGVAALVEKGRENACRNGLSPHTTFYLHNLEEDVTRQPWASMGFDKILLDPARAGAPAVMPQIVKLAPRRVVYISCNPTTLARDSKVLMAAGYRLARLAMLDMFPHTGHLESMALFLLGSDGSVK, encoded by the coding sequence ATGGCGCAATTCTACTCTCCAAACCGGCGCGTGACGACCCGGCAAACTCTTACCGTGACGGTGAACGATCTGGACTCTTTCGGACAGGGGGTAGCTCGCCATCAGGGAAAAACCCTCTTTATCCCGGGCGTCTTACCGGGCGAGCAGGCAGAAATCCAGTTAACGCAAGATAAGCGTCACTATGCCCATGCCCGGTTGTGCCGGTTGCTGACAACCAGTGACGAGCGTGTTGCGCCGCGCTGCACTCACGCGGCGGTTTGCGGCGGATGCCAGCAGCAACATGCCAGCCCGGCGTTACAGCAGCGCAGTAAAGCGGCGGCGCTGCACCATCTGATGGTGCGCGAAACGGCAGGGGACGTGCCTGAGCCGGAAATCATCGCCGCCGCGCCTTACGCTTACCGCCGTCGCGCACGCCTTGCGATACACTATCACGCCAAAAGCCAGCGGCTGTTGTTGGGCTATCGGCAGGCGGGATCGCATGAGTTGGTGGATATTGCCGCCTGTCCGATACTGCGCCCGGAACTGGACGCACTGCTGGCTCCGTTGCGTGATTGCCTGTCGCAATTAAAGGCAGTACGCCGGTTGGGGCATGTGGAACTGGTGCTGGCAGAGCAGGGGCCGTTGGTGATTTTGCGCCACCTTGACCCGTTATGCGAAGCGGATAGGCTGGCGCTGACGGCATTTGCCCGGCAACACCGGGCGGGGATGTTCAGCGCCGCCGAAGCCGATACACTGGTTTGTCTGCACGGTGAGCTACCCTCTTACCGTATCGGTGAGTTGTCGCTGGCATTTAGCCCGCGTGATTTTATTCAGGTTAACGATGAGATTAATCAGCGCATGGTTGAGCAGGCGCTGGCCTGGCTTGACCCTCAGGCCCAGGATCAGGTGCTGGATCTGTTCTGTGGAATGGGTAACTTTACCCTGCCACTGGCACAGCGTGCAGGCCGGGTGGTCGGTGTTGAAGGCGTTGCCGCGCTGGTGGAAAAAGGGCGTGAGAATGCCTGTCGTAACGGGCTTTCGCCACACACCACGTTTTATTTGCATAATCTGGAAGAGGATGTGACGCGTCAACCCTGGGCATCGATGGGATTTGATAAAATATTGCTTGACCCTGCCCGGGCGGGCGCGCCAGCGGTGATGCCGCAGATTGTGAAACTCGCGCCACGCCGGGTAGTGTATATATCCTGTAACCCCACCACGCTCGCGCGGGACAGCAAGGTGCTCATGGCCGCAGGTTATCGTCTGGCCCGACTGGCCATGTTGGATATGTTTCCACATACCGGGCATCTTGAGTCTATGGCATTGTTTTTGCTTGGCTCCGATGGCTCGGTAAAGTAG
- the gudD gene encoding glucarate dehydratase, whose protein sequence is MTSQSSTPVITQMQVIPVAGHDSMLLNLSGAHAPYFTRNIVILKDNAGHTGVGEIPGGEAIRQTLEDAAQLVVGKTLGEYKNVMNQVRNQFAERDAAGRGLQTFDLRTTIHVVTGIEAAMLDLLGQFLNVPVAALLGDGQQRDAVEMLGYLFYIGDRNKTDLPYQSQPNDKCDWYRLRHEEALTPETVVRLAEAAYEKYGFNDFKLKGGVLAGSEEAEAVTALAKRFSQARITLDPNGAWSLEEAIRLGKQLRGVLAYAEDPCGAEQGFSGREVMAEFRRATGLPTATNMIATDWRQMGHTLSLQSVDIPLADPHFWTMQGSVRVAQMCHEWGLTWGSHSNNHFDISLAMFTHVAAAAPGQITAIDTHWIWQEGNQRLTKEPLQIVGGKVDVPKRPGLGIELDMEQVMQAHERYKNMGLGARNDAVGMQYLIPGWAFDNKRPCLVR, encoded by the coding sequence ATGACGTCGCAAAGTTCCACTCCGGTTATTACTCAGATGCAGGTTATTCCTGTCGCCGGGCACGACAGCATGTTGCTCAACCTCAGCGGGGCGCACGCGCCTTATTTCACCCGTAATATCGTTATCCTCAAAGATAATGCCGGGCACACCGGCGTGGGCGAAATTCCCGGTGGTGAAGCGATTCGCCAGACACTGGAAGATGCGGCGCAACTGGTGGTTGGCAAGACGCTCGGCGAATACAAAAATGTCATGAATCAGGTTCGCAACCAGTTTGCCGAGCGTGATGCCGCAGGCCGTGGCCTGCAAACCTTCGATTTGCGCACCACTATTCATGTGGTTACCGGTATTGAAGCCGCGATGCTCGATTTGCTCGGGCAGTTCCTGAACGTGCCGGTTGCCGCCTTGCTGGGCGATGGTCAGCAGCGCGATGCGGTAGAAATGCTGGGGTATCTGTTCTATATCGGCGATCGCAACAAAACCGACCTGCCGTACCAGAGCCAGCCAAATGACAAATGCGACTGGTATCGCCTGCGTCACGAAGAAGCGCTGACGCCGGAAACGGTGGTGCGTCTGGCGGAAGCCGCGTACGAGAAATACGGCTTCAACGATTTCAAACTCAAAGGCGGCGTGTTGGCGGGCAGCGAAGAAGCCGAAGCGGTAACGGCGCTGGCAAAACGCTTCTCGCAGGCGCGCATTACGCTTGACCCGAACGGTGCCTGGTCACTGGAGGAGGCGATTCGCCTCGGTAAACAACTGCGCGGAGTGCTGGCCTACGCGGAAGACCCGTGCGGTGCCGAGCAGGGCTTCTCCGGGCGTGAAGTGATGGCGGAATTCCGCCGCGCCACCGGGCTGCCTACCGCCACCAACATGATTGCCACTGACTGGCGGCAGATGGGCCACACCCTTTCCCTGCAATCTGTCGATATCCCATTGGCTGACCCGCATTTCTGGACGATGCAAGGTTCCGTGCGCGTCGCTCAGATGTGCCACGAATGGGGTCTGACCTGGGGTTCACACTCTAACAACCATTTTGATATTTCACTGGCGATGTTCACCCATGTGGCCGCTGCTGCGCCAGGGCAGATAACCGCCATTGACACCCACTGGATCTGGCAAGAAGGCAATCAGCGCCTGACCAAAGAGCCGCTGCAAATTGTGGGCGGTAAAGTCGACGTACCGAAGCGCCCGGGGCTTGGCATCGAGCTGGATATGGAGCAGGTGATGCAGGCGCACGAGCGCTATAAAAACATGGGGTTAGGTGCACGTAACGATGCCGTTGGTATGCAATACCTGATCCCCGGCTGGGCGTTTGATAACAAGCGCCCGTGTCTGGTTCGTTAA